The genomic region CCAGGTGTAAAAGAGGCTCGGCTGCAGCTTCGAGTCGTCGCAGATGCTCGAAACGGGCACCTTCTCCAGGTGGTGACGCTTCAGCAGCGCAGCCTTCTGCTCGCTCGTATGGTTCCTGCGGGTTCGCTTCGACATGAACGGTTTGTCCTCGACCGGGTGTAGCACGGCGGTTAGGTTTGTCCCGTTCCGAGGGAGGCAGAACA from Polyangium spumosum harbors:
- a CDS encoding transposase; amino-acid sequence: FCLPRNGTNLTAVLHPVEDKPFMSKRTRRNHTSEQKAALLKRHHLEKVPVSSICDDSKLQPSLFYTWQRQLFENASVVFEGPPKDGPSARERELEARVAQLEAKLSKKDAVIAEISEEYVKLKKELGEP